A region of Octopus sinensis unplaced genomic scaffold, ASM634580v1 Contig18740, whole genome shotgun sequence DNA encodes the following proteins:
- the LOC115231575 gene encoding SCAN domain-containing protein 3-like, which translates to MHSEHVHKSEEFFKRKLEEFDNQTKSLKKLVSVSSNALLASYKVSYRIAKCKKPHNIGETLVLPAAIDMVEAMFGESYAKQLQQIPLADNTVARRIDDISEDLCDQLVSRLQNNIEWINCVGLCTDGAQSMSGNKSGLQALVKNRAPEIIWTHCMLHRSALVSKNMSPELNDIFAQITKVINYIKHSPLRAKLFAKLCEDMDSKYTSLLYYYLAANLQLEIIDLKYDSDMKNKFTMVGLDTFYKYLLPKYPNLTALAAKILSMFANMDSPYFKRMNKKMGVHRSKYDFEEGNDV; encoded by the exons ATGCATTCTGAACATGTCCATAagtctgaagaattttttaaaagaaaattagaagagtTTGATAACCAAACGAAATCGTTAAAAAAACTTGTTTCTgtctcttcaaatgctttactaGCATCGTACAAAGTTTCTTACAGGATTGCAAAATGCAAGAAACCGCACAATATCGGAGAAACTCTAGTTTTGCCAGCAGCTATCGATATGGTTGAAGCAATGTTTGGCGAATCCTATGCAAAACAATTACAGCAAATACCGCTTGCTGATAACACAGTCGCTAGAAGAATTGATGACATATCTGAAGATCTTTGTGATCAGTTGGTTTCTCGACTAC aaaataacatagaATGGATCAATTGTGTTGGACTTTGTACAGACGGAGCACAGTCAATGTCAGGAAATAAATCTGGTCTTCAAGCTCTTGTAAAAAACAGAGCACCAGAAATTATCTGGACGCACTGCATGCTGCACAGATCAGCACTTGTCTCAAAGAATATGAGTCCAGAACTGAACGATATTTTTGCGCAAATTACAAAAGTTATAAACTACATAAAACACAGTCCTTTAAGAGCTAAGCTTTTTGCAAAGCTGTGTGAAGATATGGATTCAAAATATACATCGCTTTTATACTATT ATCTTGCAGCTAACTTACAATTGGAAATTATTGATTTGAAATATGACTcagatatgaaaaataaatttaccatggTGGGCTTAGACACCTTTTATAAATATCTCTTGCCGAAGTATCCCAACTTAACAGCCTTAGCTGCGAAAATCTTGTCAATGTTTGCAA ATATGGATTCACcgtattttaaaagaatgaataaaaagatGGGAGTGCACAGATCGAAGTATGATTTTGAAGAAGGGAATGACGTATAA
- the LOC115231560 gene encoding DNA repair protein XRCC3-like: protein MSFGIFNLLIQESLIKCLKTKIEGLFRRFSVPLIIIDSVAGVFRGDENVYSAPQKARQICQLGLVLQSLQRRTKGVILCLNQVADCLEEFIPCKIPALGLTWAHFMTGRVMLTRHCTSPSVGTSRRTFTVISGPNLPPACADFVIDAFGFHFV, encoded by the coding sequence ATGTCATTTGGCATTTTCAACTTACTCATACAGGAATCGCTGATAAAGTGCCTCAAAACTAAAATCGAAGGGCTTTTTCGACGTTTTTCAGTGCCTTTGATCATCATTGATTCCGTGGCTGGAGTGTTTCGAGGAGATGAGAATGTTTATTCTGCACCACAAAAAGCCCGCCAAATTTGTCAATTGGGCTTGGTTCTCCAGTCTCTACAGCGTCGAACAAAAGGAGTTATTTTGTGTCTGAATCAAGTTGCGGATTGTTTAGAGGAATTTATTCCTTGTAAAATCCCAGCATTGGGATTGACATGGGCCCATTTTATGACTGGTCGTGTAATGCTAACTCGTCACTGTACAAGTCCATCCGTGGGGACTAGTAGACGCACTTTTACTGTAATTTCTGGGCCAAATTTGCCTCCTGCTTGTGCGGATTTTGTGATTGATGCATTtggatttcattttgtttaa